The genomic segment TTCTTTGAGGTGCACAGGGCCGAAGGGACGCATGCCGGCGGTGTGCACGTTGAAATGACGGGTCGAAACGTTACCGAGTGCACCGGTGGGGCGCATGCCCTGACTGCCGAGCAATTGGGTGACCGCTATCACACGCATTGCGATCCGCGTCTGAATGCGGATCAGGCCCTGGAGCTGGCGTTCCTGATCGCTGAAAACCTCAAGAAAGAGCGTGACGGGCGCCAGGCGCAACCGATTGCAGCGAGCGCCTGAACGGGTTCTCAAATTGCCTGACGGAAACCTGAAGGGTGGCTCTGGCCACCCTTTTTTGGTTTTCAGACGGAATATTACGAAAAATTGCAGGGCTGGTAAGCCACATTTAACGCTCGTTTCCCATAGTGGGCCCGTCGAATTGCGGGGGAGAAACCGTGTTGCGTGATAAGTGGGATCTTTCGAGAATTTCGTGCCTGATCGCGGAAGACAATCCACACATGCGCACGATTGTTCGCTCGGTGCTCACCGGTTTCGGTGTACGCTCCATCTTCGAAGCAAGTGATGGCGCAGAGGCTCTTGAATTGGTCGTCGACCGCAAACCGGACATCGTTTTGCTCGACTGGGTCATGAACCCATTTGGCGGCAGTGAGTTCCTGAGAATTTTGCGCGGCGACCACGACATGGTGATCTCCACTGTTCCGGTCCTCGTGATATCGGCACATGCCAACCGCGCCACGATCCTGGAAGCGATGGGAATCGGCGTTCACGGTTTTGTCGCCAAGCCGATTGCTCCGGCCATTCTCTACCGCCACATCGGAGATATTCTCGAGCGGCAGGAAATGCAGGGCCGGTCAAAAGGCATAATGGGCCCCGGTTCTCAGCAGAAGTCGAGAAAGCTCAACATTGCAGGTATCTCCGATGATGCATCCGATGCAGAGCCGGAAGCCGATACCGGGCTTGCGCTTCTCTAGCGTTGATGCTGCGTCGGTTTCACCGATCTGGGTGATTGCAACCGTCCGGCCTTGCCGCTAAATCAGGGATGAAAGACTCATCCTGGTGCACTTCCCATGATTACCGATCAATTCAGGCTGGCGGTTGCGCAGCTCAATCCGACAGTAGGTGACGTTTCCGGCAACGCGGAGCTGGTGCGCAAGGCCCGGCGGGATGCCGCCGAAAAGGGCGCCCACCTGGTTCTTTGCTCCGAACTGGTGCTTGCAGGCTATCCACCAGAAGACCTCGTTCTGAAACCGGCCTTCGTTGAAAAATGCATGGAGGCAGCCGAACAGCTTGCCGTCGAAACTGCCGATGGCGGCCCCGGGCTTGTTATCGGATCACCCTGGGTTGGAAGCGAAGGAAAGCTCTATAACGCCGTCGTTCTGCTCGATCAGGGAGAAGTCCGCGCCGTCCGCTTCAAATACGATCTGCCGAACTACAGCGTATTTGACGAAAAGCGGGTCTTCAGTGCCGGTCCGTTGCCCGGGCCTGTGGACTTTCGCGGCGTGCGCATAGGCCTGCCGGTCTGCGAAGACATCTGGAATGATGAAGTTTGCGAGTGCCTTGAGGAAACAGGTGCAGAATTGCTTCTGGTTCCCAATGGTTCGCCTTATTGGGTGAACCGCGCTGAAGAGCGGCTCCAGGTCGTCGTATCCCGCGTTGTCGAAACCGGTCTGCCTTTGGTCTATTGCAATCAGCTTGGCGGGCAGGACGAGCTTGTGTTTGACGGCGGCTCGTTCGCGCTGCAGGCGGACCGTTCGCTTGCGTTTCAAATGCCTCAGTTCGAAACATCACTTGGCATCAGCGACTGGAAAAGAGCAGGGGACGGTTGGGTCTGCGAAAGCGGCGAAGTCGCAAAACTGCCTGATCTTGACGAAGCCAACTGGCGCGCCTGTGTTCTTGGGCTCGGTGACTATGTGAACAAGAACGGCTTTCCTGGCGTCGTACTGGGCTTGTCAGGCGGTATCGATTCGGCGATCTGCGCCGCCATGGCCGTCGATGCGCTTGGGGCCGATCAGGTTCATGCGATCATGCTGCCTTTCCGATATACGTCCGAGGAAAGCATTAAGGACGCTGCGGCTTGCGCATCGGCACTCGGAATTCGATATGACACGGTTCCGATATCCGAGCCCGTCGAAGGCTTCGGTTCCGCACTAAGCAGCCTCTTTGCGGGAACGAATGAAGATACGACAGAGGAAAACATCCAGTCGCGTACGCGCGGCGTCATTCTCATGGCGGTTTCCAACAAATTCGGCCGCATGGTCATGACCACGGGCAACAAGTCCGAAATGTCGGTCGGTTATGCGACCCTTTATGGGGATATGAACGGGGGCTACAACCCGATCAAGGATCTTTATAAAACCCAGGTTTATCACCTTGCGGCCTGGCGCAACGCGCAAAAACCCGCCGGTTTGCTTGGTCCGGATGGTGAAGTGATCCCCGAGAACATCATAACCAAGGTCCCAACGGCTGAACTCCGGGTAAACCAGACCGACCAGGATTCGCTGCCACCTTACGATGTCCTGGATGACATTCTCGAATGTCTTGTCGAGGAGGAGATGTCTGTTGGCGATATCGAAAAACGCGGACATGACAAAGCCCTGATTCACAGGATCGAGCATCTACTCTATATTGCCGAGTACAAACGGCGCCAGGCGCCGCCGGGCGTCAAGATCACCGAGAGGAATTTCGGCAAGGATCGCAGATACCCAATCACAAACCGGTTCCGGGATCGCAGTTGATTGTTGTTCGGAGCCGGAACCCATCCTGATTTGCCCCATTTCGGGCAACCGGCTTCGTTGACATGAGCTATTTTACTTTCCTGCGGGAGAATGCGCGCTGGCTTTCGTCCAGCTATCTGCTCGCAGTCTTCTCGGGGTTTGGACAGACATTCTTCATATCCCTGTCCGCAGGTGACTTGCGCGCCGAGTTTGGTCTGACGCATGGCGAGTTGGGGTTACTGTACATGCTGGCAACGCTCGGCAGTGCGTTGATCCTGCCATATGTTGGCAAAAGTCTCGACCATTTCCCCGTTCAGAAAATTGCTCTGGTCGTCATGGCCGGGTTGGCGGTCTTTTGCCTTGCAATGGCACACACATTTGCTGTGTGGACGGTTGCTGTGGCGTTTTTCGGGCTTCGCCTGTGCGGGCAGGGGATGATGACGCACACATCGATCACCGCCGCCGGGCGCTGGTTTTCCGCGCAAAGAGGACGGGCGGTCTCGATCGCCATGCTGGGATTTCCAACGGCGGAAGCCTTGTTTCCGCTTTGCTTTGTGGTCTTGAGTAATACGATCGGCTGGCGCGGCGCCTGGACGGCATCGTCCCTCGTCCTGGTGATCGTCGCGATACCGGTCATGATGATCCTTCTGGCCAAGGAGCGCACGCCCTCGGCGGCCGAAATTGCGTCGACCAAGGCCGAAGGACGGCAATGGACACGAAAGGAAGCGGTGCTTGATCCGCGTTTCTGGCTGGTTTCGCTCGGCATCAATGCGCCGGCATTCATTGCGACAGCGATCTTCTTCCACCAGGTCTACCTTGTTGAATTGCGCGGTTGGTCGCTTGAAGTGTTTGCAAGCGCGTTTTTCCTCATGGCTGCCGGTGTTGTCTGCGCGTCGCTTGCAATCGGTCCGCTGATTGACCGGTTTTCGGCCAGGCAATTGCTTCCCTATGCGTTACTCCCCCTGGCTCTGGCCTGTCTTGTGCTCGCACATTTTGAGGCGCAGGTTGCGGCCTTTGTATTTCTGGGTCTGGTCGGCATCAGCCATGGTTTCAACGGTACGCTTGTTGGCGCATTCTGGCCCGAGGTCTATGGCACCATGCATATGGGGGCGATCCGCGCCGTCGCTTTCTCCATAATGGTTTTTGCCTCTGCGGCAGGCCCCGGGCTTGTCGGGTGGCTGATCGATATCGGGGTTGCCTTTGACAGCCAGATCGTCGGCATGGGGCTTTATTGCCTCGTTTTCAGCAGCGTTCTGGCCGCGATGTCGCGGGCTTATGCAAGATCGTGAGCTTGGGAAGTCATGTTTGACGGCTCCGCTTACTGAGCGATTGCGCTCAGTCTTGCCCGTGTCGTAATTGATTTTATATCTGCCGATGCCCATATCAGCGAGAGGCCCGACGAAGTGCAGATCGTGTATCTGGTGCCGGTCAGAGCCGTTCAGCTTAGGTTCAGGATAGCTGCGTAATATGGCTGCGTAACTTGAAAAATAGCGTTTTTTGAGCTACGTTGGAGCCATGGAGAAGAAAAGTATGATTAGAAAAGTATCATATGTCGGGGTCATGCTGGCGGCGTTGCAGTTTGCAACTGCTGTGGCTCAGGCTACCCCGTATCTGCCCCAGCCATAATCCGGTACGCCTTGTAATTCCGTAAGTGCTTGAAATCGCGTCTTATTGGATGCGGTTTATTTTGTTTTGGTTTCTCCGAAGCAATGAACGCAGATTGTATCTCAGCTCAGCCTGAACACTATCAAGCTTGAAATTGCGCAACTCATCGCGATTCTGCTGCGTGGCTTCGTTTCGCGCCAGAACTTCCAGTGCCAGGGTCGCCGCATTGTCGATGAGGTCCAGCCGGTCGCGAAGCCAGGCGACGTGATTTGTGGAGATGTTTCGTTTTGCCTCGGTGAGGTGCTCCACATACAAGGCATAGATGTGAAGAAATGATGCTCTTTGCTGGCGCACAATGATTTCAGGGTGGTCCAGCACTTCAATCGAGCAGTTCAAATCGATATTTGCAATAACTTCAGCCAGATGCCCGGCATCTTTTCCGTAAAGGTCATTGAAGTCCGGGTGACCAAGCGCGCGCTGCACGTATATGGACTGAATGGTGTAATAGAGGTAGCTGAACGTCCCGGCCTGCCTCAATGACAGAAATCCGCCGTCATACCCCAGTGCGTCTTTGTCCGAGACCTCCACCGGACAGGCGAACGAAAATCCCGGATCTCGGTTGAAGCGCGATTCCACAAGTGTTTCAGAGTTGCCGACCACGTGATTTCCATACATTTCCTTGTGCGGAATCCGGCGGTCGATTTGCCTGATCAGGTTGCTGTAGAATTTGAGGTTCTTCAGGTGGGCTTCCAGAATGTCGGGTGGCGGCGACTGGGTCTCCGTAAT from the Roseibium sp. HPY-6 genome contains:
- a CDS encoding response regulator, which codes for MLRDKWDLSRISCLIAEDNPHMRTIVRSVLTGFGVRSIFEASDGAEALELVVDRKPDIVLLDWVMNPFGGSEFLRILRGDHDMVISTVPVLVISAHANRATILEAMGIGVHGFVAKPIAPAILYRHIGDILERQEMQGRSKGIMGPGSQQKSRKLNIAGISDDASDAEPEADTGLALL
- a CDS encoding NAD+ synthase; amino-acid sequence: MITDQFRLAVAQLNPTVGDVSGNAELVRKARRDAAEKGAHLVLCSELVLAGYPPEDLVLKPAFVEKCMEAAEQLAVETADGGPGLVIGSPWVGSEGKLYNAVVLLDQGEVRAVRFKYDLPNYSVFDEKRVFSAGPLPGPVDFRGVRIGLPVCEDIWNDEVCECLEETGAELLLVPNGSPYWVNRAEERLQVVVSRVVETGLPLVYCNQLGGQDELVFDGGSFALQADRSLAFQMPQFETSLGISDWKRAGDGWVCESGEVAKLPDLDEANWRACVLGLGDYVNKNGFPGVVLGLSGGIDSAICAAMAVDALGADQVHAIMLPFRYTSEESIKDAAACASALGIRYDTVPISEPVEGFGSALSSLFAGTNEDTTEENIQSRTRGVILMAVSNKFGRMVMTTGNKSEMSVGYATLYGDMNGGYNPIKDLYKTQVYHLAAWRNAQKPAGLLGPDGEVIPENIITKVPTAELRVNQTDQDSLPPYDVLDDILECLVEEEMSVGDIEKRGHDKALIHRIEHLLYIAEYKRRQAPPGVKITERNFGKDRRYPITNRFRDRS
- a CDS encoding MFS transporter; the protein is MSYFTFLRENARWLSSSYLLAVFSGFGQTFFISLSAGDLRAEFGLTHGELGLLYMLATLGSALILPYVGKSLDHFPVQKIALVVMAGLAVFCLAMAHTFAVWTVAVAFFGLRLCGQGMMTHTSITAAGRWFSAQRGRAVSIAMLGFPTAEALFPLCFVVLSNTIGWRGAWTASSLVLVIVAIPVMMILLAKERTPSAAEIASTKAEGRQWTRKEAVLDPRFWLVSLGINAPAFIATAIFFHQVYLVELRGWSLEVFASAFFLMAAGVVCASLAIGPLIDRFSARQLLPYALLPLALACLVLAHFEAQVAAFVFLGLVGISHGFNGTLVGAFWPEVYGTMHMGAIRAVAFSIMVFASAAGPGLVGWLIDIGVAFDSQIVGMGLYCLVFSSVLAAMSRAYARS